From a single uncultured Fibrobacter sp. genomic region:
- the pheA gene encoding prephenate dehydratase, producing the protein MKKIAFQGRRGAYSESAAYHLFGNDIEVIPMDTFEQIFQGIETGAVDGGAIPIENSTAGSIYDNYDLLYKWRHPIVGEVKLQISHSLCALPGTKLEDIKEVLSHPQGLAQCSRFFGRNPNIKSTAFYDTAGSAEEVAKRGDKTVGAIASAYAGKFYGLDILAEGIENLPGVNFTRFYAIQKVANPLPETGKIKTTLLFMLSDSGRSGALHAALGCFAKRDLNLTRIESRPHPDRPWEYIFHLSFEGNPKDATVVEALEELQSYCDFVYRLGSFREGTTEKLSY; encoded by the coding sequence ATGAAGAAAATCGCATTTCAGGGCCGTCGCGGGGCCTACAGCGAAAGCGCCGCCTATCACTTGTTCGGAAACGATATCGAAGTCATCCCGATGGATACCTTCGAGCAGATTTTCCAGGGCATTGAGACCGGCGCCGTGGACGGCGGGGCCATCCCCATCGAAAACTCCACCGCGGGTTCCATCTACGACAACTACGATTTGTTGTACAAGTGGCGCCACCCCATCGTGGGCGAAGTCAAATTGCAGATTTCGCACAGCCTTTGCGCTCTCCCCGGGACAAAACTCGAGGATATCAAAGAAGTGCTGAGCCACCCGCAAGGTCTTGCGCAGTGCAGCCGCTTTTTCGGGCGCAACCCGAACATCAAAAGCACAGCGTTCTACGACACCGCTGGCAGTGCCGAAGAAGTCGCCAAGCGTGGCGATAAAACCGTAGGCGCGATCGCGAGCGCCTACGCCGGCAAGTTCTATGGACTCGACATTCTGGCCGAGGGCATTGAGAACTTGCCGGGGGTGAACTTCACCCGGTTTTATGCCATCCAAAAAGTGGCGAACCCTCTCCCCGAAACGGGCAAAATCAAGACGACTCTGCTGTTCATGCTCAGCGATTCCGGCAGATCCGGTGCGCTCCATGCAGCACTCGGTTGCTTTGCCAAGCGCGACCTGAACCTCACCCGCATCGAGAGCCGCCCGCATCCCGACCGCCCGTGGGAATACATATTCCATCTCTCCTTCGAAGGCAACCCGAAAGACGCCACCGTCGTCGAAGCGCTGGAAGAACTCCAGAGCTACTGCGACTTCGTGTACCGCCTCGGAAGCTTCCGCGAAGGCACGACGGAGAAGTTGAGTTATTAA